The sequence GGAAtcaagtacatgtagatatACCCTCACTCCAAGGTGATGCCTACTAATTCAACTCTCGTAGGACTCTCAAGGCCATGCTCTGCTGTAAGTGATTGCCTAGTATTCGTAATCGTAATCTTATGCTCTCGCTCATTAAGGTGCTAATCCCGTACTGCAGGATCAGGCCTCCAATGAGCTGAACGCCGCATGGCTAGCCCGGATTGATACCAAATCCCTGGCTCAGGATTGACAAGATCCTCCATTTTCATCTTGCTCTGGTAAGAATATATAAGTCAGGGTGTCAGAGCAAGGAGTAATGCGTCACATCAACCACACCCGTAGTCCAtcaaagtaaattaattgtCATGCCACTCagctactactacatactgcACATGTATGCAGCACAAAACCAACCGCGTCGGATCTAAAAAAAGATTCCAGAATCTCAACTGCTCCGAACCCATGCCACTCTGCCGCAAGCATCACTGCTAAAATCCAGGCCCAAAACATGGGGTGCATATCGTCCGTATTACCCTTGGCGCCGTATGGAATCTCCCCTGGAAAGAGAAGCACAACAAAACCCCGCACTAAGAAAAACAGAAACCCCCCTTAAACTGCTAATACGCAGCTACCTACTGCACCAGCACTAACAAATTTTGGTTGTGCTCCCAAAGGCTCAAAGCATTTGTCACggcttttgttcttttttcctaCTTGAGTATAGCACATGCGGCTAGCTCCAGGGACCCAATTGCGTCATGTCACGATAAGACATCAAACTGGAGCCCAAACCAATGGAATATTTTTTTGGGCCCCTCATTGGTAATCTTTTGTGTCTAGACCCTGGTTTTTTCTCAGAGGCGATGACTGTTGATTCTTTGATGGAtgaaaatatataacaaTTGCTCGAGTGTCCCTTTTTATTCAttcccatcatcatctcatATCCTCAACATTGCCAAACAACCTCAGCCACTTACAACTACCACCACCTCTCGACCCCTCACTTACAGCTACCACCTCCTCTCtacatcatcaccaccacaacCACCACACCTCAACACACATCCAATCCGCCCACCATGATCTTCAACAACCTCTTCTCACGGCTCTCCCGCCCCTTCACATCCGCCACCCGcctctccatcgccgccgaATCATCAGCAGCCACAACCTCCATCCCCGAAGGCGCCCAGCGCTGCACCGTCGCCGCCGGCTGCTATTGGGGCACCGAGCACCTCTACCGCAAGCACTTCTCCGGCAAGGGCCTCATCGACGCAAAGGTCGGCTTCATCGGCGGCGACCTGACCAACCCCACATACCGCGCAGTGTGCGGCGGCAAGACTGGCCGTAAGTGCCTATACCTAtatcatacatacatatacccttactttctctctcaagaTGCACAACTAACCCACCATCAAAACAAGCAGACGCCGAGGCCGCAGAGATCATCTTCGACCCAACCCAAGTCTCCTATCGCCAACTCATCGAGTTCTTCTACCGCATGCACGACCCCACAACCCTCAACCGCCAGGGCCCAGACACCGGCCCGCAGTACCGCTCCGCCATCTACTTCCACAACGAGGAGCAGGAGCGCATCGCCCGCGACGTCACCGAAAAGGCCAACGCCCAGTGGTGGGAGGGCAAGATCGTCACCGAGATTGCGCCCGCCGGCCAGTGGTGGACCGCAGAGGAGTACCACCAGCTGTACCTGGAGAGGAACCCCGATGGGTATGAGTGCCCGAGTCACTTCCTGAGACCGCTCAAGGACCTGGAGTGATGTAATGGGGCagagagaaggaggggaggggagaaaGATGGGAGATGTTATGAAAAGATGGAAGACGGGAGGAAAATTCCATCTGTGAAACGACAATTCAACATTCATTGTATACCCATTGTATTTATACATAATTCACAGCGCAGTCATTGCAAGTTCAACCAGAAAGGGTCATggatagtttttattttaaataaatttaacaattttttttttttctttcatcattttttcttttttttggttcatTTTTAAATCCTCCACTTATTGATACATAGGGAACGCCACGGTTCCAAATATGAAGTAAAATATTCATAGTAATTCATCCATTGAGCGGAGTTTATAATCTCTCgcgaaaacaaaaaaatccCTTGGCTTTAAAATGTTTCAATCGCACGCCTCCACCGTTCTTCTCATTAATTCCTTTCTATCCACCCCTCTCTCACACACAAAACTCATCCACTCATATTCGCTTACTTCCTTCGGTTCTGGTTCATCATGAGAATCTGAACCATGCGGATGAAGATGTTCAAAAAGTCCAACTCCAGGGAAATGCTCTCGTTGACGGGATCCCGCTTGATAACACCAGCCTGAGCCAGGCGGGCGTGGTGCAACACCTTCTGCACGTCATACAGAGtgaagccgccaaagacgGCAAGACCACCATACAGCCAGATGTTCTGAGTGAAAGCCAGCGTCCGGACAGCGGTAGCGGGGATGACAAGAGGGGCCAGGCCAGAAGCGGCGATGATAGCAGCACCAGCCAGAAGAGGTCCACCGATGTAGAGGTATTTCTCCTGCTTGGCGGTAGCGCCGACAACAGACAGGGCACCCATCATGGCAACAGTGTAGAGGCCAGCGCGGGCGAGAAGGGGCATGGGGACAAATGCCAGCATAGGGGCGACAAAGGCGGCCTGAGTGGCGTTAAAGGCAGTCCAGAGAGCATACTTGGGGATGTAGCTATAGTTCACACATGTTAGCAAATACATCTTTTTGTATCACGAGTTTTTAAATGCAGCAAAACTTACTTGTCAGGGCTAATAGACCGAGTTCCAATCATGGTGGCAAAGCTCAGCGCCAATCCACCCAATCCAACAACCCACGGGTTCGTAACCATCAGGCGGTACACGAATCCCGTCTGCACCATCTGCCTGGCCGTCAAACCAATGATGCCAACGCCAAGACCAGTGTGCAAGAAAGTGTTGTTCAGGTATTCCCGCTCAAACAGAGGCATTCCGCCATCCTCTCTCGTCTCGCGGTTGAAAACGGTGTTGATCGCCACCAGCgtgccgccaaagatggcacCTCCAACAAGCAGCTTGCGGAGTCCCGTTCCGCTCGTCACAGACTGCTGTCGGGTCGCGGCCTCCTGGTAATATGATCGCGCAAATCCATGGCGAGTTGTCGCTGACGCAATGCGGGAGGTGAAGAATGCGCTGCTCGGCTTTTTGGGTGCTTGTTGGTGAAAGCTTCGCATGGATGTCCGGAAGGCGGGTAACAGCCGCTGCTGCGCAATGCGCGCAGGGCCCTGCTGAATGCTCAGCGTAAATGACATGTTTGGACGCTAGGCGCTTGTATGCCTGTCGGGGAGTTTGTTCTGTTTCGATATgttgagaaagaaaggaattgATGAACAACAGCCAATGCGGGGAGAGGTTGCTGTCGGTAAAATATATGAGTAAGAAATCTACGATGCCAACACGGACAGCTTTTCGCCGTAATGGGTACCTTAAAGCCGGTCATGACGTTTTAATCAGCGTCACGTGTTAGAGCCTACGTTTGGCAGAAGCTTCCAGGCTATTGAGCGGCGCTCAGAGGCTAAGCTTACTAATGCCGAATAGCGCCTTTTTGTATGCTCGGAGTACGAAGTGAACTTCTCTGGCGATAGCCTCATGTCCGCAAAGTCCGCATATTCCTTTTGGTTCTATTATTTCTCAGTATTATTTCCATGTCCAATATCCGTACAATATGCTATTACATCGATCAAGACATACATGTCCCTATCACATCGCTGCttaaaaatgaaaagaaaataaaactaaaaaagcTGCAACAACACCGGAGAATATCGTCAGATCGTTCAGTCCAAGTACCCTCCCCATTTGCGAACCTCTATTACTTTGTACCTTTCCTTGAATAATCACCGAAACCACGTTTTGGCGCCGACCAATACAAAGCTCCTCATCATGCCCCTTCCCATGAATATATGCAGATAGATacatgtttcttttcttttcttttttttttttaaaaaaaaaaaaaaaaaaaaaaaaaaccattcCTTgtacagaaaaagaaaacaccaAAATTAGATAAAAACAAATGTGTGAAATAGAAATGAAATGGTCATGCTGTCGCTAATAGGCAGTCATCTCATCTGAGCCCATCCGTCCCCTTTTCAATCACAAACTTCACAGGTTGCCTCGCCTTCCTGCCTAGTAGCGAAGCACCAGGCCTTGGAAAGAAGCTTGGCGTAGTGAGCATCGCGACGCTCATTGTCCTCGGCGTTGGCAAGTCTCCAAGCACGCTGTCGAATGCCGTTGTGGGCCAGCTATTGACCGATGGCGACTCTGATTTTGAAGCCCGGCTGTCGAACCCCCATTTTGCAACACTGCCAGCTCGCAACCACGGTTCCAAATTGCGGCATTGGCTGACATCGACCCAGTTCAAGCGCGTGCAGCCCCGGAGAATGTATTCCAGGCCTTTTCCTGTCACTCGCACGCATCCTCGAACACTTAGGCCCTCAAGCTCGTTAAGGTGCAAAGCGACGCTCTCCAAACTGCTATCGCTCACAGCGCTACCACAAAAGGCCAACCGTAACTCGCGCAATTTGGGGAGGCCAAGGGCAACGACTTCTGTAGCCGTGTCCGAAAGTGCACAGCAAAATGACAAGTCGAGGTGAGTCAAGTGCTTGGCAGCGTTGACCAGCGCAACGATGGCATTATCAGACAGGTACGTACAGTCCGCCAGGCAAAGCTGTGTCAACTTCTCGAATTTGAATTGAGCCCACGACTGGAAGCCAGCGTCTGTAATTGATGTGCAGCGAGTAAGAGACAAAGACTGTAGGCGACTCGCGGCATGAGCAGCAAGATGGCCCATCGATCGATCCGTAATGTGCTTGCAATATGATAAATTCAGCGTCTTCAGCTTGGCGCAGCCAATGACCGTCCCTGGGGCGGGCGTAGGAGACTGCTGACCagacttttcttttgctttcgTACCCTTTCCTCCTTTTGCTCCTTTCGCTCCTGAACTAGATATCACGACTTTACTGCTCGCTGGGGGCGGCTCGGGGACAACCCATCCGACAACTCGACCAAGTAGATTGTCTCCGACTTTTCGGCAGTTGCTCCAGTCAATCTCCTCGAGACCCTTGGCATTCTCGCTCATCTCTAGAATCTGGTTCGCTGACACATCCCACAGTGAGCGCATCTTCCACTTTTGCACATTCTTGCCACAAGCCCGCCATAATGCGGAGAAGCCTTCGTCGGTAATGTGGAAGCAGTTATTCAGATCCATAACAAGTGCGCGAGTTCCGATGAAAGGTGCAAGCACATCGATAATGACCTGGTCGGTAACTCTCCTGTTGTAGTGAGAGAGATCGACATATCTACAGAGCTTCGGAGACGTAGTGACAAGAGATTTCCAGCGCGAACTGACCTGACGTAGCCTCAAAAGCTCGCCTACGTCGGCATACTGAAAGATGTTAACTAGTATGCTGTCCGAGATGATGGACTGTTGAAGAGAGACTGGTCGATGGGACAGTGTCTTGGCCCGTTTTGCGGGCATATCAAATTCAAAGTCCGGCATGGTGAAGGCTACAGGAGACGACGGTTCCGGAGGGCAAGGCCGCGCTCCATTCTGTCGAGTAGGCGTTGTCGGGGACGCCTCGGTCTGAGCAGTTGGCGGCGCAATCGACAGACGCCTTCGGTTCCTCAGATTTTCCATATCAACACTCAGAAACGGGTCGGGGTCCTTGGGTTCCATG comes from Trichoderma asperellum chromosome 3, complete sequence and encodes:
- a CDS encoding uncharacterized protein (TransMembrane:7 (o80-98i119-138o150-169i181-204o210-228i240-259o271-288i)), translated to MSFTLSIQQGPARIAQQRLLPAFRTSMRSFHQQAPKKPSSAFFTSRIASATTRHGFARSYYQEAATRQQSVTSGTGLRKLLVGGAIFGGTLVAINTVFNRETREDGGMPLFEREYLNNTFLHTGLGVGIIGLTARQMVQTGFVYRLMVTNPWVVGLGGLALSFATMIGTRSISPDNYIPKYALWTAFNATQAAFVAPMLAFVPMPLLARAGLYTVAMMGALSVVGATAKQEKYLYIGGPLLAGAAIIAASGLAPLVIPATAVRTLAFTQNIWLYGGLAVFGGFTLYDVQKVLHHARLAQAGVIKRDPVNESISLELDFLNIFIRMVQILMMNQNRRK